The proteins below are encoded in one region of Halocatena salina:
- a CDS encoding Lrp/AsnC family transcriptional regulator, with the protein MTNDADTQNKRIINALQRDGRADVLDIAKRTNIPATTVQKRLKRLTESEIITGYEPRIDYDRLGYELTVVFKLDMNDPTGGIIHDLRNDSYIISLYEVTGEFDVLAIGTFPDTATMNERVRSILSSPEIRAGRTNIVSNTVLENEPIELQKADTTRGSD; encoded by the coding sequence ATGACGAACGACGCCGATACACAGAACAAACGCATCATAAACGCGCTCCAGCGCGATGGCCGCGCAGACGTGCTGGACATCGCAAAGCGAACAAACATTCCAGCAACCACCGTTCAAAAACGGCTCAAACGGCTCACTGAAAGCGAGATCATCACGGGATATGAGCCTCGAATCGATTACGATCGGCTCGGCTACGAACTGACCGTGGTCTTCAAGCTCGACATGAACGATCCGACTGGTGGGATCATACACGATCTCAGAAACGATTCGTACATCATCAGCCTCTATGAGGTCACTGGCGAGTTCGACGTGCTCGCGATCGGGACGTTCCCCGATACAGCGACGATGAACGAACGAGTACGGTCGATCTTGAGCAGCCCTGAGATCCGTGCTGGACGAACCAACATCGTCTCCAACACCGTTCTCGAAAACGAACCGATCGAACTCCAAAAAGCAGACACGACCCGAGGAAGCGATTAA